The Alteromonas mediterranea DE genome contains the following window.
GCTCTGACTCAGTCAGTTCTGCTGAAACAAAATCAGACTTTTCGCTGCTTTTAACCACATCAATCGCGGTTACTTCAGCGCTGCCGCCCGTTGCAGCTGCATCAAACGAAGCAGCGCGAACCGTAATGACTTTTTTCGCATCAGATGATTGAACAGTTGCGATAGCGTTACCCGCATAAATTGGGCGCACAAAAGTGTCTTCGCTTTCAACACCAATAATGTCTGAGATTTGCGCTACGTCTAACAATGCCGCTACGCGAGGCATGAAGTTTTTACCCGTAGTTGTAGCAGCAGCCACAACATGGCTGTAATCACCTGCCAGTCCAAGAACTAAGTCAGCCGTATTTTCAGCTAATTGGTGCTTGTACGCTGCGTTGTCGGCAACCAATACTTTTGCAACGCCGTCAATTTGCGACGCAGCTTCAGCAACCGCTTGGCAACCTTCACCTGCAACTAGTACATGGATATCACCACCCATTTTCTGTGCGGCATTAACAAGCTTATGCGTTTCAGTCTTTAAGCTTGCGTTGTCGTGTTCTGCATATACGAGTACGCTCATGAGATCACCTTTGCTTCATTTTTTAACTTTTCTACCAGTTCAGCAACGTCTGCTACCTTAATACCACCCTCGCGCTGTGGTGGAGGCGTGACTTTCAGCACTTTTACGTTGGATTCTAGTGCTACACCGAAGTCAGCTGCCGCTTTCACGTCAAGAGGCTTGCGTTTCGCTTTCATGATATTCGGTAGAGATGCATAACGAGGCTCGTTTAAGCGAAGGTCTGTAGTTACCACAGCAGGAAGCGAAAGCGCTACTGTTTGAAGGCCGCCGTCGATTTCACGGGTTACATTGACTTTTTCACCGTCTACAACCACTTCAGAAGCGAAGGTGCCCTGAGGCATGCCTGTTAATGCGGCAAGCATCTGGCCCGTTTGGTTGTTATCAGAGTCAATGCTCTGCTTTCCAAGAATAACCAGTTGAGGTTGCTCTTCTTCAACGACTTTAGATAGAAGCTTAGCCACTTGAAGTGAATCAAGATTTTGGTCGGTATCGATTTGGATACCGCGATCAGCGCCTAGGGCAAGCGCTGTACGTATTTGTTCTTGGCAGCTTTTATCACCAATTGAAACAACAACGATTTCAGTGGCCACGCCTTTTTCTTTTAAGCGAACGGCTTCTTCAACCGCAATTTCACAGAAAGGGTTAATGGCCATTTTCGCGTTTGTAAGATCTACGCCTGATTCATCGGCCTTCACTCTTACCTTAACGTTGTAGTCGATCGCGCGTTTGACCGGTACGAGTATTTTCATATTTACCTCAATTGTTGAGTTCGTCGGTGTCTATTACGTTTCACTAATAATTAACTATTAATAATTAAAAACGTATTACTTCACCACGCTTTTTGAAACTTTAACAATGTGCTCTACGTTAATAAAAACACTGTGGAACGTACGTTTTTCAAAGGCTAACCTTAAAACGTCGTTAACACCACGTTTACGAGCAGTTATAATGCACTGCCAGTTGACGTTAACGTAAACTGCTTTGCAATGTACTTACTGTTGACGTAAACGTCAACCTGCATTACCTTGCAAAACGACAATTAATTTACATGTTTTTGACACAAAGCATTATTTGTTTCATCAATAGTGCATTATAAAAATACAAACATAAGGAGCCTCCCGTGGAACGAGAATCGATGGAGTTTGACGTAGTCATCGTCGGTGCCGGCCCAGCTGGATTATCAACGGCTTGTAAGCTAATGCAGCTTGCAAATGAAAAAGACCAAGAGCTAATGGTTTGTGTGGTCGAAAAAGGCTCCGAGGTGGGTGCACATATTCTTTCTGGCGCCGTATTTGAACCTCGCGCGCTAAATGAACTTTTTCCTGATTGGAAAGAGAAAGGCGCCCCATTAAATACGCCGGTAACTGAAGACCACATCTATTTACTTAGCGATGAAGCATCGGCCAAAAAATTACCAAATGGCATCACGCCTAAAACTATGCACAACGACGGTAACTACATTGTTTCAATGGGTAACGTCAGCCGTTGGTTAGCAGACCAAGCCGAACAACTTGGTGTTGAAGTGTTCCCAGGCTTTGCTGCATCTGACGTTATCTATAATGAAGACGGCAGCGTAGGCGGTGTACTAACCGGCGATATGGGTGTTGGCGAAGATGGGGAGCCCAAAGACGGCTACATGCCGGGCATGGAGCTTCGCGCTAAATACACGGTATTTGCAGAAGGCTGTCGCGGTCATTTGGGCAAAGAGCTAATTTCTCATTTCAAACTAGATGAAGACAGTTCACCACAGCACTATGCAATCGGCTTTAAAGAGATTTGGGATATCGACCCCGCAAAACACCAGCCGGGCTTAGTGGTTCACAGTGCGGGCTGGCCACTGGATGACGCCACGGGCGGTAGCTACCTATATCATGCCGAAGACAACCAGGTGTTCGTTGGCTTAATCGTTGACCTTAATTACGACAACCCATATTTGAGCCCCTTTGATGAATTCCAACGCTTGAAGCACCACCCAGTATTCAAGCAATATTTAGAAGGCGGTAAACGGGTTTCTTATGGTGCTAGAGCGATAGCTAAAGGCGGGTTTAACTCGTTACCTAAAATGACCTTCCCAGGCGGTCTTTTAGTAGGTTGTGATGCAGGCACATTAAATTTTGCCAAAATTAAAGGCAACCATACCGCGATGAAATCAGGCATGCTGGCAGCAGAAAGTATTTTTGAAGCAATTACAGAAAATGCAGAAGCGCCAGTTAAAGAATTAACCAGCTTTACAGACAAATTTAAATCGTCTTGGTTATATGATGAATTATTCCGTTCACGTAACTTTGGCCCAGCTATTCACAAGTTAGGTAATTTCTGGGGCGGCGCTTTTAATACATTAGAGCAAAATGTCTTTAACGGTAATATGTTTTTTACTATGAAAGACGAGCACAAAGACTATGCTCAGCTTAAAGAAGCAAAAGATGCGCAAGAGATCAGCTACCCAAAACCAGATGGCGTGCTGAGCTTTGATAAGCTGTCATCGGTATTTTTATCTAATACCAATCATGAAGAAGATCAGCCCTGTCATTTAAAACTGAAAGATCCTTCCATTCCTATTCAGGTTAATTTGCCTAAGTTCGCTGAGCCTGCTCAGCGCTACTGCCCTGCTGGGGTTTACGAGGTAATTGAGGAAGAAGGTGAAAAGCGTTTTCAAATTAACGCGCAAAACTGTGTGCACTGTAAAACCTGTGATATTAAAGATCCAAGTCAAAATATTAAATGGGTTGTACCAGAAGGTGCAGGCGGTCCGAATTATCCAAACATGTAAATTAACGCCTTAATTAGTTATTTAACGGATATTTTTTAAAAGCGAGCGTAGCTCGCTTTTTTTTTGTGCTACTTTTAATTATCATCTAGTGGAAATTAAGTACAACGTATTAAGGTTAATTAATGAGCGAATTTTTAGATATTTTAACCCATGGAAGACGTTTACAAGGTGCTGTTAAGGAATTAAGCATAGAAGAACTTGAACAAGTTCAGGAAAAACTTAGCGGTATAATTGAAAAAAGAAAAGAAAAACTACTAGAGCAAGAAAAGCTTAAAAAAGAGAAATTAGAAAAGCTTGCTGCAATTAAAAAGCAAATGGAAGAAGCAGGTCTTAACGTAGAAGATTTACAGGCGTTAAATACAGACGTGAATAAAAAAGTAGGTAAAAAGCGCCCTGTTAAATATAAGCTTGTGGATGAGACAGGCGAAGAACATCTGTGGACAGGTATTGGCCGCATGCCTCGTGTTTATAAAGAAGCGCTGGATAGCGGTAAGTCTCTTGACGATTACGCCATTAGTTAATTTATTTATTCAGCACGTAAATAAGGTCTGTTTTTACAGGCCTTATTTTGTTTTTATGACGAGGTCAGTATCTTATAGTCAATAATTCATGGGTAAGTTAATTGTGAAGTTAAATTATAAACTTGGCTATGTTCTGATTAACTGTTGTTGAATCGAAAAGAGCCTGTTTCCGTTAAGGTTTTCTGGGTTATCCATAAACCTGAACCAACCAAGGTAATGTTCTAGGTATTTTGTGGCTACTCCGTGAAACCGTTTTATCCACGCTTTCAGACGACTGTGATAGGCGTTAACATTTTGAATATGAAAGACTTTATCTATCACCTTAACACCTCCCGCCACGTCTAAGCGCTTGTGTATTAAATCATTTTTCTCAGAAAGAGCTATGTAGGGCTTATATCCATCACTACATAACACACTGTCTTTCTCTAATTTTCCTGCTAGCTCCTTATGCAGAGTTGCCGATGTAACACTTGGCACAACGGCCTCATACGTATTCTTGGCTCTGTCTCTGACCGTTAAAACGGGCACCCAGTCATCTTTTGAACGCCCTCGTTTTTTCGCTTTCATCCCTCTTTTGCGGGGCTGACGAGTCATCCGTTTTGAGCCTTTCTCTGAGTAGGGAAAANGTGTTTCGTCAGCCTCGATANTACCTTCTAGTTTGCTCGCCTTCAGTGCTGATGGTAGCGCTAGGANTCGATGCCGCNACNTGAACGATGTTTCAANGTGGAGACCACATTCTTCGGCACATTTACGCAATGGCTTACTGTCCAGCATACAGCGAATATATTCTAACCACAGCTCTTTGTATCTTAGTCGAGCTAGCGGTGTCGCCGTTGTCGCTACAAAGGTTTNACCGCAGTNCTNGCAACGATAACGTTGCATCTGATNCACTTTGCCATGCCGATTGATCAGTGAGCTATGACAGTGCGGGCACTCAGGGTTTTCAACCATCCGCTCCTCAAGCTCTGTTATCAACTGTGAGACGCTATCAGTGCCTTTCAGCAGCTTCTCAACATAACGGGTTTGGCTATCTGTTAAGTGTTCTAACTCGGCTATAAGCTTTCTAAATTGTGCTGGGATCATGATTAACCCTCAATAACTGTATCTATATACAGTGTAGCAACAATTTAGCAGAACATAGCCATAAACTTTCAAAGTGTGATGCCTCATCGCCATGGCTAATTCTAATCCACGGGCTATTCGGCAATGCCGACAATTTGGCTGGGATAAAACGTCATTTTGAATCAAGTTTTAATATTGTAAGTGTAGACCTCCCCGACCATGGCGAGTCTCCATGGACCAATGGTTTTTTAGTGTCAGACGCCGCCGATGCTATTTACGATATTATGCAGTCGCTAAATATTGAAAAAAGTGCTGTATTAGGGCATTCCCTTGGCGGAAAAGTGGCGATGAAATTAGCGTTAAACCACAATGATAAAGTAACGCATTTAATTGTCGCTGATATTGCCCCTGTGAGTTACAACCACAGCCATCAGGCCGTATTTGATGGCTTGAAATCCGTTCCACTAGATACCATTGAAAGTAGGAAGGACGCTGACAAAATCATGTCTGCCCACGTTAAAGAAATGGGGGTTCGGCAATTTCTTCTAAAAAGCTTGTATCAAGACGAGAATGGTAGCTGGAAGTGGCGATTTAATGTAGACGGCCTTATTAGCAGTTATTCGCACATTATTGATTGGGAACAAACAACGCAGACGTTTAATGGCGTAACCTTGTTTATCAAGGGCAGCGAGTCTGACTATATCACGGCAGAGTATCGCGATGCGATAACCCGCTATTTCCCAAGTGCTAAAGCACATATTATTGAAGGCACGGGTCATTGGCTTCATGCAGAAAAACCGGCGGCATTTAATGCCATTGTAGAAAGAACGCTCAACAAATCGTCTTAAAGAAGGGTTTTCATCATCATTTAAGATGAGAATGACTATTATTACATATTTTTGAACGTTTTAGGCTCTTACAGGCGTATATACTATGATATAGTTGCGCCAGAAATTTTTAAGTAACAACACTATGCTTGCAGAAAATTACGAACTCATTGAGTCCATTATGCTGTATGGCGGCTTGTCTATTCTTTTTGGATTGATGGGTTTTGCTGTACACGATGTATTACGTAAGAACGATGTTCCTCTTATTGGAAGAGTGGTAACGTACGGTGTGCTAGGTTTAGGCGCATTGGGATTTCTTGCGAAAGGCATTATTGAATGGTTTTGGCTAAGCACAGGCGTTTAATTAGTAATGATTAATAGAGGTTAGATATGGCAAGCGTTGGCCTATTTTTCGGAAGTGACACGGGTAACACCGAACATGTTGCGAAAATGATCCAGAAGGAATTGGGTAAACAGCTAATTGATGTAAAAGATATTGCTAAGAGCAGTAAAGAAGACATCGCTGAGTTTGATTTGCTTATCTTCGGTATCCCTACGTGGTACTACGGTGAAGCACAGTGTGACTGGGATGACTTTTTCCCTGAGCTAGAGCAGCTAGACTTTAATGATAAGCTTGTGGCTATCTTCGGCTGCGGCGACCAAGAAGACTATGCGGAATACTTCTTAGACGCGA
Protein-coding sequences here:
- a CDS encoding electron transfer flavoprotein subunit alpha/FixB family protein, whose translation is MSVLVYAEHDNASLKTETHKLVNAAQKMGGDIHVLVAGEGCQAVAEAASQIDGVAKVLVADNAAYKHQLAENTADLVLGLAGDYSHVVAAATTTGKNFMPRVAALLDVAQISDIIGVESEDTFVRPIYAGNAIATVQSSDAKKVITVRAASFDAAATGGSAEVTAIDVVKSSEKSDFVSAELTESERPELTAAEVVISGGRGMQNGDNFKLLEGIADKLGAAIGASRAAVDAGFVPNDMQVGQTGKIVAPQLYIAVGISGAIQHLAGMKDSKVIVAINKDEEAPIFQVADYGLVGDLFEVLPELESSL
- a CDS encoding electron transfer flavoprotein subunit beta/FixA family protein — its product is MKILVPVKRAIDYNVKVRVKADESGVDLTNAKMAINPFCEIAVEEAVRLKEKGVATEIVVVSIGDKSCQEQIRTALALGADRGIQIDTDQNLDSLQVAKLLSKVVEEEQPQLVILGKQSIDSDNNQTGQMLAALTGMPQGTFASEVVVDGEKVNVTREIDGGLQTVALSLPAVVTTDLRLNEPRYASLPNIMKAKRKPLDVKAAADFGVALESNVKVLKVTPPPQREGGIKVADVAELVEKLKNEAKVIS
- a CDS encoding electron transfer flavoprotein-ubiquinone oxidoreductase, with translation MERESMEFDVVIVGAGPAGLSTACKLMQLANEKDQELMVCVVEKGSEVGAHILSGAVFEPRALNELFPDWKEKGAPLNTPVTEDHIYLLSDEASAKKLPNGITPKTMHNDGNYIVSMGNVSRWLADQAEQLGVEVFPGFAASDVIYNEDGSVGGVLTGDMGVGEDGEPKDGYMPGMELRAKYTVFAEGCRGHLGKELISHFKLDEDSSPQHYAIGFKEIWDIDPAKHQPGLVVHSAGWPLDDATGGSYLYHAEDNQVFVGLIVDLNYDNPYLSPFDEFQRLKHHPVFKQYLEGGKRVSYGARAIAKGGFNSLPKMTFPGGLLVGCDAGTLNFAKIKGNHTAMKSGMLAAESIFEAITENAEAPVKELTSFTDKFKSSWLYDELFRSRNFGPAIHKLGNFWGGAFNTLEQNVFNGNMFFTMKDEHKDYAQLKEAKDAQEISYPKPDGVLSFDKLSSVFLSNTNHEEDQPCHLKLKDPSIPIQVNLPKFAEPAQRYCPAGVYEVIEEEGEKRFQINAQNCVHCKTCDIKDPSQNIKWVVPEGAGGPNYPNM
- a CDS encoding H-NS family nucleoid-associated regulatory protein, giving the protein MSEFLDILTHGRRLQGAVKELSIEELEQVQEKLSGIIEKRKEKLLEQEKLKKEKLEKLAAIKKQMEEAGLNVEDLQALNTDVNKKVGKKRPVKYKLVDETGEEHLWTGIGRMPRVYKEALDSGKSLDDYAIS
- a CDS encoding IS1595 family transposase, with the protein product MIPAQFRKLIAELEHLTDSQTRYVEKLLKGTDSVSQLITELEERMVENPECPHCHSSLINRHGKVXQMQRYRCXXCGXTFVATTATPLARLRYKELWLEYIRCMLDSKPLRKCAEECGLHXETSFXXRHRXLALPSALKASKLEGXIEADETXFPYSEKGSKRMTRQPRKRGMKAKKRGRSKDDWVPVLTVRDRAKNTYEAVVPSVTSATLHKELAGKLEKDSVLCSDGYKPYIALSEKNDLIHKRLDVAGGVKVIDKVFHIQNVNAYHSRLKAWIKRFHGVATKYLEHYLGWFRFMDNPENLNGNRLFSIQQQLIRT
- a CDS encoding DUF2788 domain-containing protein: MLAENYELIESIMLYGGLSILFGLMGFAVHDVLRKNDVPLIGRVVTYGVLGLGALGFLAKGIIEWFWLSTGV
- the fldA gene encoding flavodoxin FldA, translated to MASVGLFFGSDTGNTEHVAKMIQKELGKQLIDVKDIAKSSKEDIAEFDLLIFGIPTWYYGEAQCDWDDFFPELEQLDFNDKLVAIFGCGDQEDYAEYFLDAMGMVRDIVEAKGAILVGQWSTEGYDFEASKGMADDNHFVGLGIDEDRQPELTESRVKDWCKQIHDELCLAELA